Proteins co-encoded in one Thermoplasmata archaeon genomic window:
- a CDS encoding signal recognition particle protein Srp54, producing the protein MVLEKLGEGLRAALRKIAGASYVDEALIKEIVRDIQRALILADVNVQLALTITKNLQHRALNETPPPGMSPREHVVRIIYEELVKILGQTRDVPLEKQRILLVGLYGQGKTTTAGKLGKFFQKKGLSVGLVAADVHRPAAYDQLKQLSEQINSGFYGEPGEKDAVKIAKHGLKTLEALDVLIVDTSGRHALEPDLIKEIESVAKAVQANERLLILDATIGQQAGPQAKAFHDAVQITGVIVTKLDGTAKGGGALSAVAEVQAPIVFIGVGEKIDDLEKFEPPRFISRLLGMGDLETLLEKAQEAIDAQKAEELTKKIMAGKFTLHEMYEQIDMLKGMGPMGKLASLIPGISGKMKDSEMEGTQKKLARFKVIMDSMTDQEMSEPKLVKSSRVQRIARGAGVAPRDVKELLRHYEMSRKAIKGFAGNRKMRRQLLKQLEDSGVDVGALDKE; encoded by the coding sequence ATGGTCCTCGAGAAGCTCGGAGAGGGCCTTCGTGCCGCGTTGAGGAAGATCGCGGGTGCGAGCTACGTCGACGAGGCCCTGATCAAGGAGATCGTCCGGGACATCCAGCGGGCGCTCATCCTGGCCGACGTGAACGTCCAGCTCGCCCTCACGATCACGAAGAACCTCCAGCACCGCGCGCTGAACGAGACGCCCCCGCCGGGGATGAGCCCGCGGGAGCATGTGGTCCGGATCATCTACGAGGAGCTCGTGAAGATCCTCGGCCAGACGCGGGACGTCCCCCTGGAGAAGCAGCGGATCCTCCTCGTGGGCCTGTACGGTCAGGGCAAGACGACGACTGCGGGGAAGCTCGGGAAGTTCTTCCAGAAGAAGGGGCTGTCCGTCGGCCTGGTCGCCGCCGACGTCCACCGACCCGCGGCCTACGATCAGCTCAAGCAACTCAGCGAACAGATCAACTCGGGCTTCTACGGTGAACCGGGCGAGAAGGATGCCGTGAAGATCGCGAAGCACGGGCTCAAGACACTCGAGGCCCTCGACGTGCTCATCGTGGACACGTCGGGCCGCCACGCCCTCGAGCCCGACCTGATCAAGGAGATCGAGTCCGTCGCCAAGGCGGTCCAGGCGAACGAACGGCTCCTCATCCTCGACGCGACGATCGGACAGCAGGCGGGTCCCCAGGCGAAGGCGTTCCACGACGCGGTCCAGATCACCGGGGTCATCGTCACGAAGCTCGACGGCACCGCGAAGGGCGGCGGCGCCCTGTCCGCCGTGGCCGAGGTCCAGGCGCCCATCGTCTTCATCGGGGTCGGGGAGAAGATCGACGACCTGGAGAAGTTCGAACCGCCCCGGTTCATCTCTCGCCTCCTCGGGATGGGGGATCTCGAGACACTCCTGGAGAAGGCCCAGGAGGCGATCGACGCCCAGAAGGCCGAGGAGCTCACGAAGAAGATCATGGCGGGGAAGTTCACCCTCCACGAGATGTACGAGCAGATCGACATGCTCAAGGGGATGGGCCCCATGGGCAAGCTCGCCTCCCTGATCCCGGGCATCTCGGGGAAGATGAAGGACTCCGAGATGGAGGGCACGCAGAAGAAGCTCGCCCGGTTCAAGGTGATCATGGACTCCATGACGGACCAGGAGATGAGCGAGCCCAAGCTCGTCAAGTCGTCCCGGGTGCAGCGCATCGCGCGCGGGGCCGGCGTCGCGCCGCGCGACGTGAAGGAGCTCCTCCGGCACTACGAGATGTCCCGCAAGGCGATCAAAGGCTTCGCGGGGAACCGGAAGATGCGCCGCCAGCTCCTTAAGCAGCTCGAGGACAGCGGCGTGGACGTGGGCGCGCTCGACAAGGAATGA
- a CDS encoding DUF47 family protein — protein MDIKEWMTPQEKQFFDDLESEAENMLVGARAFRAIFDDFSHLADHRKRIKDIEHRGDEIVHHIYGALNRAFVTPLAKEDLGGLATRLDDVLDYINGAATRLAVYEIDRPTQAMIDFADLILKAAEQIRAGMKAVRDPKAEDAVMSCTIEVNRLENVADDLLMTSLAEVFKSGDPVRIIKFKDIYEYLEIVTDRCEDVANILEDIVVKGG, from the coding sequence GTGGACATCAAGGAATGGATGACCCCGCAGGAGAAACAGTTCTTCGACGACCTCGAGTCCGAGGCGGAGAACATGCTTGTGGGGGCCCGCGCGTTCCGCGCGATCTTCGATGACTTCTCACACCTCGCCGACCACCGGAAGCGGATCAAAGACATCGAGCATCGGGGGGACGAGATCGTCCACCACATCTATGGCGCGCTCAACCGGGCCTTCGTCACGCCCCTCGCGAAGGAAGACTTGGGCGGCCTCGCGACCCGGCTCGACGACGTATTGGACTACATCAATGGCGCCGCGACCCGCCTCGCCGTCTACGAGATTGACCGACCGACGCAGGCGATGATCGATTTCGCGGACCTCATTCTCAAGGCGGCCGAGCAGATCCGGGCAGGGATGAAGGCCGTGCGAGACCCGAAGGCCGAGGACGCGGTCATGTCCTGCACGATCGAGGTCAACCGCCTCGAGAACGTGGCGGACGATCTGCTCATGACGTCCCTCGCCGAGGTCTTCAAGTCGGGTGACCCCGTGCGGATCATCAAGTTCAAGGACATCTACGAGTACCTCGAGATCGTCACGGACCGCTGCGAGGACGTCGCGAACATCCTCGAGGACATCGTCGTGAAAGGCGGTTGA
- a CDS encoding ABC transporter permease subunit — protein MGTAAAPPEVAGSPTATRTPVHQWRSKALARVSTRGAVWVWHGLIVGFFGFFVLLPTLYVLGYVAVDWGGVQTIFADPVLAGRIVPAIAYSFGVAGMVALFDLVAGLPLAWLLVRHDFRGKSWFDTLIDSPLAVTTAGLGFSVVLFWGLSPTITQHPPGSLGLTNSAFLILVLLHLTTTFPYMVRSLAAILQEIDIEYENAARAAGASRLTAARTITLPMFRSGMATGLLLVLAKALSDTGGALTALTLIGAVNADASVPTNLYAPFTGNGTALIGIWKSFATHAGTPALVTTELNGGLALVSALMIVLALVLLVGVKYLAVRLRFPLHRVWPIAERRLSSRPFPRLRDFGALAALVFFILVPSFFFLLFLLVATPTIALDWGRFWSAVGISFLIGGVATGIDLAMGVPLAILITRGRMRWLGRMLDALVNVPYIVPSAALGISLSLFWSAQKTIVPSLLILVTLAHVAFTFPFVVRNVVGALEQLDPATEETARTLGAKPIQVFRRVLLPAIRPAILAGAIMAFTRSLGETGATQAVAGTGLETIPLLIVNIITSKTPQYYEAALAQLALLGVSFAAILALRLVIERRRGRG, from the coding sequence ATGGGAACAGCCGCGGCTCCCCCGGAGGTGGCGGGGAGCCCCACGGCGACTCGAACCCCTGTCCATCAATGGCGGTCCAAAGCCCTCGCCCGCGTCTCGACCCGCGGGGCCGTGTGGGTCTGGCACGGGCTGATCGTCGGCTTCTTCGGCTTCTTCGTGCTCCTTCCCACGCTCTACGTTCTCGGCTATGTCGCCGTGGACTGGGGCGGGGTCCAGACCATCTTCGCGGACCCGGTCCTCGCGGGCCGCATCGTCCCGGCCATCGCGTACTCGTTCGGTGTCGCGGGCATGGTCGCCCTCTTCGATCTCGTCGCCGGGCTGCCCCTCGCCTGGCTCCTCGTCCGCCATGACTTCCGTGGGAAGAGCTGGTTCGACACCCTGATCGACTCGCCCCTCGCCGTGACGACCGCGGGCCTGGGCTTCAGCGTGGTCCTGTTCTGGGGGCTCTCCCCGACGATCACCCAGCATCCTCCCGGTTCGCTCGGCCTCACGAACAGCGCGTTCCTGATCCTGGTCCTGCTCCACCTGACGACGACGTTCCCGTACATGGTGCGCTCCCTCGCGGCCATCCTGCAAGAGATCGACATCGAGTACGAGAATGCGGCGCGGGCCGCGGGAGCGAGCCGCCTCACCGCGGCGAGGACGATCACCCTTCCCATGTTCCGGTCGGGGATGGCCACCGGGCTCCTGCTCGTGCTGGCGAAGGCCCTCAGCGACACGGGAGGCGCCCTGACGGCGCTCACACTCATCGGCGCGGTGAACGCGGACGCGAGCGTTCCCACGAACCTCTATGCTCCGTTCACCGGCAACGGAACGGCGCTGATCGGGATCTGGAAGAGCTTCGCGACCCATGCGGGCACCCCGGCCTTGGTCACGACGGAGCTGAACGGAGGGCTCGCGCTCGTCAGCGCCCTCATGATCGTCTTGGCCCTCGTCCTGCTTGTCGGGGTCAAGTATCTCGCGGTGCGGCTCCGGTTCCCCCTGCACCGAGTGTGGCCCATCGCGGAGCGGCGCCTGAGCTCGCGCCCCTTCCCGCGGCTCCGAGACTTCGGTGCCTTGGCGGCCCTCGTTTTCTTCATTCTCGTCCCGTCCTTCTTCTTCTTGCTCTTCCTGCTCGTCGCGACGCCCACGATCGCGCTGGATTGGGGACGGTTCTGGAGCGCGGTGGGCATCTCCTTCCTGATCGGGGGTGTGGCCACGGGGATCGACCTTGCGATGGGAGTCCCGCTCGCCATCCTCATCACGCGTGGGAGGATGCGCTGGCTCGGCCGCATGCTCGACGCCCTCGTGAACGTCCCCTACATCGTGCCGAGCGCGGCCCTGGGGATCTCCCTGAGCCTGTTTTGGAGCGCGCAGAAGACGATCGTGCCCTCGCTCCTGATCCTGGTGACCCTCGCGCACGTCGCGTTCACTTTCCCCTTCGTCGTGCGGAACGTCGTCGGCGCGCTCGAACAGCTCGACCCCGCCACGGAGGAGACGGCCCGGACGCTCGGCGCGAAGCCGATCCAAGTGTTCCGGCGCGTCCTGCTCCCCGCGATCCGGCCGGCGATTCTCGCGGGGGCGATCATGGCCTTCACGCGCTCCCTCGGAGAGACGGGCGCGACCCAGGCCGTGGCGGGTACGGGCCTCGAGACGATCCCCCTCCTGATCGTGAACATCATCACGTCCAAGACGCCGCAGTACTACGAGGCCGCGCTCGCCCAGCTCGCCCTGCTCGGGGTCTCCTTCGCGGCGATCCTCGCCCTGCGGCTCGTCATCGAACGGAGGCGCGGACGTGGCTGA
- a CDS encoding ABC transporter ATP-binding protein — protein MAEVILERISKSFGKKQALRDVDLRIRDGEYLVVLGPSGAGKTTLLRTIAGLLDPDSGRILMDGRDVTHLPADVRQAAFMPQTYSLFQHLTVWENTAFSPTVKGWPESDRDLLAREMLSMVHLIDRSDSYPRELSGGMQQRCALARALAAGSEVLLLDEPLRALDARLRIELRSELRSLIRHVGTTTIHVTHDQEEALVVADRIAVLRNGELVEVGPSEYVYSKPFSPFVANFLGEMNFFEVESFPGDAGSVRLVAGGTNLTARAREGLSGRVLAGIRAEVCGVLPQEWGAGQGVEG, from the coding sequence GTGGCTGAGGTCATCCTCGAGCGCATCTCGAAGTCGTTCGGGAAGAAACAGGCCCTGCGCGACGTCGACCTCCGCATCCGCGACGGGGAGTACCTCGTCGTCCTGGGTCCCAGCGGGGCTGGCAAGACCACCCTCCTGCGGACGATCGCAGGCCTCCTCGATCCGGATTCCGGCCGAATCCTCATGGACGGCCGGGATGTGACGCATCTTCCTGCGGACGTGCGGCAAGCTGCCTTCATGCCCCAGACCTACTCCCTCTTCCAGCACCTGACGGTCTGGGAGAACACGGCCTTCTCGCCGACCGTGAAGGGCTGGCCCGAATCGGACCGCGACCTCCTCGCGCGGGAGATGCTCTCGATGGTCCACTTGATCGACCGCTCGGACTCGTACCCGCGCGAACTGAGCGGCGGGATGCAGCAGCGGTGCGCGCTCGCCCGCGCCCTCGCAGCTGGGTCCGAGGTCCTCCTGCTCGACGAGCCCCTTAGGGCCCTGGATGCCCGGCTGCGAATCGAGCTGCGATCTGAACTTCGGTCCTTGATCCGCCATGTGGGCACGACGACGATCCACGTCACCCACGACCAGGAGGAGGCGCTCGTCGTGGCGGACCGGATCGCGGTTCTCCGGAACGGTGAGCTCGTCGAGGTCGGACCCTCCGAATACGTCTACTCGAAGCCGTTCTCGCCGTTCGTCGCCAACTTCCTCGGCGAGATGAACTTCTTCGAGGTCGAGTCCTTCCCCGGCGACGCGGGAAGCGTGCGCCTCGTGGCGGGCGGCACGAACCTGACCGCCCGCGCGCGTGAAGGGCTCTCCGGCCGGGTCCTTGCGGGCATCCGCGCCGAGGTCTGCGGCGTCCTGCCGCAGGAGTGGGGCGCGGGGCAGGGCGTGGAGGG